The nucleotide sequence TGCACGGCTTCTTCCTAACGCTCTCATTGGGAAACTTCCTACTTTATAAGCTACGCCTTCTTCTTTCAGTTGCTCTTCTGTTTTACCTACACCAGCAACTTCTGGCCAAGTATAAACTACTCCTGGAATCAAATTATAATTGATATGAGGCTTTTGTCCAGCTAAAATTTCAGCTACCAAAGTTCCTTCTTCTTCTGCTTTGTGAGCCAACATTGCACCTTTGACAACGTCACCAATAGCGTAAATGTTAGAAACATTCGTCTGCAAATGGTCGTTGGTTTTTACTCTTCCTCTCTCATCCAATTCTACACCAGCATTTTCCAAACCAAGTCCGTCTGTGTATGGTCTTCTACCAACAGAAACCAAAACATAATCGCCTTCGAAGTTTACTTCTTCACCTTTTTTGTTTTTAGCGGTTACTTTTACAGAATCTCCGTTTCTCTCCACAGCAGAAACCGCTGTAGAAAGTTCGAATTTCATTCCTTGTTTTCTAAGAACTTTTTGTAATTCTTTGGAAAGAGCGCCGTCCATTCCTGGGATGATTTTGTCCATAAATTCCACCACAGTTACTTGAGAACCTAATCTCAAATAAACTGACCCCAACTCAAGACCAATAACACCACCACCAATAACTACCAAATGTTTTGGAATTTCTTTCAAGTTCAAAGCTTCTGTAGAAGTGATGATTCTTTCTTTATCTAAAGTGATGAATGGCAAACTAGATGGCTTAGAACCAGTTGCGATAATTGTATATTTTGAATCGATGATTTCTGATGAACCATCGTTTTTCGTCACTTTGATTTGAGTTGCAGATTCGAAGCTTCCAACACCTTCAAAAACAGTGATTTTGTTTTTGTCCATTAGGAAATTGATTCCTTTTGTTGTCTGCTCTACTACTCCGTTTTTACGCTCAATCATTTTTGCCAAATCTACGTTCGGCTCGTTGATGATGATTCCGTAATCAGCAAACTCGTGTTTTGCTTTTTCGAAATGTTCAGAACTGTCCAGCAAAGCTTTGGAAGGGATACAACCCACGTTAAGGCAAGTTCCGCCCAATGTAGGATATTTCTCAATAATTGCTGTTTTGAAACCTAATTGCGCAGCTCTGATTGCTGCTACATATCCGCCAGGACCAGAACCGATAACGGTTACATCAAATTGACTCATATCTTTGTGATTATTATTCGAATAAAAATTTCCTCAAATTTACGAATTTTAGAGCAATTCTTAGAATGATTTTATAACGTAATTAATCTCTATTTTTGCATCAGATTTTAAATTTAATTCTAATGTCAATCCAACAAAATTATCAAGCAATACTTTCTCAACTTCCAGAAAATGTAAAACTGGTAACTGTTTCCAAAACCAATCCAGCTGAAAAAATAAAAGAAGTTTATGATTTGGGACAACGTGCTTTTGGAGAGAATAAAGTTCAGGAATTATTGGAGAAACAACTTGTTCTTCCCAACGATATCGAATGGCATTTGATTGGGCATCTTCAAACCAATAAAGTGAAATACATTGCAGGATTTATCTCAATGATAGAAAGCATCGACAGCGAAAAACTATTGAAAGAAGTAGATAAAGAAGCGTTGAAAAACAATCGGAAAATCAATGTTTTACTACAGGTGAAAATTGCAAAAGAAGAGACTAAATTTGGATTGACAGTTGATGAAACCAAAGATATTTTTAACAAATATCTTAATGGAAATTACCCAAATATCGAAATCAAAGGTTTGATGGGAATGGCTAGTTTTGTGGACGATGAGACTCAAATCCGTGAAGAATTTTCTATCCTAAAAAATCTTTTTGATGAATTATCAGAATTGAAACCATTAGAAACCTTATCAATGGGAATGAGTGGCGATTTTCCTTTGGCAATAGATTGTGGTTCTAATTCCGTAAGAGTTGGTTCTGCGATTTTTGGGGAAAGAAATTATTAGTTGTTGGTTGTCAGTTGATAGTTGAAGGTTTTGTCAGGCTGAGGCTCTCAAAGTCATCATAAAATAAAATTCAATTAAACCAAACTGTTGTAAACCTTCATCATTTCTTCAGCAATCATCTCATCATTGAATTTTTGAACAAATTGCAAACCTTTTTCTGCACGGCGTTTTCGCTCAGATTCGTTATCCCAGAGAAAATTAATTTTTGCTTTGATGTCATCCACATTTTCAGGATTGATATAAACAGAATCTGGACCGCCGGCTTCTGGCAAACAACTGCCGTTGCTTGTAATCACAACGGTTTCTGAAAACAAAGCTTCGATCACAGGAATCCCAAAACCTTCGAAAAAACTAGGGTAGATGAAAATATCTGCCAGTCTGTAAATCCCCGCAAGCTCTTCCATCGAAACATTCTCGAGAAAAGAAACTACAATTTTATATTTCTTAATTAATTGATTAATTTTTTGAAAATATTTTTTATTCTTTTTCCCAATAACAACTAATGGAATATCGCTTCCTTCCAATGCTTTTACCACATTCAGAAGATTTTTCCTGTCTTCGACTGTCCCAACATTCAAAAGGAATCTTTCAGGAAGATTAAATTTATATTTAATTTGATTTAAAAATTCTTCCGTTGGTTTTTCTTTGAAACTAGCGTGGCAACCCTGATAAACAACATCGATTTTATTTTCATCAACTTTAAGAAATTGGATTATATCTCGCTTGGTTTGTTCGGAAATAGCAATAATTTTATCCGCAGAATTAGCCGCTTTTCTGAACTTCCAAAAATGAATTTTTCTATCAAACCAAGTATAATATTGCGGAAATCTCACGAAAATTAAATCGTGAATAGTCACAATTTTTTTGATTGGTTTTGGATTCCATTTTAATGGCAATTCGCCAGATAATCCGTGGAAAATATCTGCATCAAGATTCTGTGCATCTTTTCCCATTTTAAGTTGGCGTGACATTTTTCCTTTAGAAGTTTCAATAAAAGAAACATTCGAAGAATCAAGAATTTGTTTTCCTCTTTCGGATTTGTTTTTATTGAGAAGAATATATTGATTTTCAGGATAAAATCTCGCCAAAGTCCTCACCAAATCCCGAGAATAATTCCCTAATCCTGAAGCATTATGAAAAAAACGTTTGGCATCGTAAGCAATCTTCATAAAATAATTATTCAGGTTTTATGATATCTATTGTTTGTTGCTTTTTTTTCCAGTGTTCTGATTTTTTCTCGTAAAGGAAAAATTTGCCCAACTTATATTTGAATTTTAAAAAACCTCGAAACTCAATTCCTTCAAAAATTCTATGCGGAATATTAGGATTTTCTTCCAAACATTGGTTCACAGCAATCGTAAAAGCGGCTGGACCAGTAGTTTGATGAACATCGTGTGGGAAACGATGGGTTTCTATATTATCGACAATCATTTCCAAGGTTTTTTTTAGAAATGGATGCCCTTCTTCAGAAATCAAAGCCCACTGAACAAAAAACTGAGGATGTCTTTCTCTGCTTAAAATTGCGGAATCATCTGGTTTTATAAGATATTTCAACGGCTTAGTCATTCCGCTATCAACATCCAGATATACACCGCCTTTTTTATAAAGAATTGCATAACGGAAAAAATCAGCTTTTGCAGCGCCAATGGTTAAACGATCATAAGCTTTCAAATATTTGGGTGGAAACTCTTGCTCCAGAAATATTCTTACCTCGTTATCATCAAATAACTGGTAAGAATAATCGGGATTGCGCCTTTTCATATTCCAAATATGCCACTTTGTGATGAATGGTAATTTTTTGGTTTTGAATGTCTGAAATATCTGTTTTGGAATAGCCATGTTTGAAAAAATTTCAAGGCAAAACCTTGGTTATCAGTTTTTGCTTTTTCTTTAAACTGCTACATTGTTTTCTCTCAAAGCATCATTAAGAGAAGTTTTTTTATCAGTAGATTCCTTTCTTTTACCAATAATTAATGCGCAAGGAACCTGAAATTCTCCAGCAGGAAATTTCTTAGTATAACTTCCAGGAATAACAACAGAACGTTCTGGCACATAACCTTTAGTTTCAATTGGCTCAGGTCCTGTAACATCGATAATTTTGGTGGACATTGTCAAACAAACATTCGCTCCAAGAACAGCTTCTTTACCTACACGAACACCTTCAACTACAATACAACGTGATCCTATAAAAGCATCATCTTCGATAATCACTGGCGCCGCTTGTAAAGGCTCCAAAACACCGCCGATTCCTACTCCACCACTCAAGTGAACATTTTTACCAATTTGTGCACAGCTTCCTACAGTCGCCCAAGTATCAACCATAGTTCCAGAGTCTACATAAGCACCGATGTTAACGTAAGAAGGCATCATAATCACACCACTTGCTACAAAACTTCCGTGTCTTGCAATCGCATGAGGAACAACTCTTACACCTTTTTCAGCATAATTTTTCTTCAAAGGAATTTTATCGTGGAATTCGAATGGTCCAACTTCTATGGTTTCCATTGTCTGGATTGGGAAATACATCACCACACCTTTTTTCACCCATTCATTGATCTGCCAGCCATTTTCAGTAGGCTCAGCTGTTCTCAATTCACCTGCATCCAGCTTTGCAACTACTTCTCTTACTGCGTTCTGATACTCTTCTTCTTTCAATAGTTCCCGGTTATCCCAAGCTTTTTCGATTTTTTCCTGTAAAGACATACTTTTTATAATTGATAATTGATTAATGATATTTGATTCTAGTATATAAAAAAGTCCAATAAAAAATTATTGAACCTCTCCATTTTACAATCGTAGCAAAAATAATAAATCTAAAGCACACTTCTTGCAAAAAGAAATGCTTTGTTCCAATATACCTCGTTAAGTGAAGAAATAATCACGCCTTTTGTTGTGGATGAATGGATGAATGTTATTTCGCCACCATTCATAATCTCGTGAACAATTCCAACATGAGATATAGTAGAACCGCCCGCAGTCGCAAAGAACAACAGATCGCCCGGCTTCACTCTTGAAATTTCTACTGCATCACCCGCTTTTGCTTGATCCTGAGATCTTCTGGGAAGTTTCATATTATTCTCATCAAAAACCTTACATACCAAACCAGAGCAGTCAAATCCTGCTTTGGTGTTTCCTGCATATTTGTAAGGCGTTCCGAGATAATTTTCAGCATCCGTAACTACAGCAGCCCTTTTTCCCGAAACATTTCCGGAATAAACTGAGTTCAGTTTTTTAATATTAGCAGTTTTGGAAGATACAGGCTTTTTGTAGGTATATTTTTTTGCAGAATGGGATGTTCCGCACGATAGCAGAAATATTGAAAAAATAATTACAAGTACAGCGTTTTTCATGTGACATTTAAAATAGTAATTTTCTTTCAATAGCAGCCATTTTTAGTTGAGTAACAAAAATAGTACAGATAACTCATTAAAACAAATACTTGAATACAATTATTGAGATTAGACCGTTTCTATCTCTCTTTCATCTTTCCGTTTTTGTATCGCTCACTTGCAGTCTGATAGTAAGAAATAGTTTCTTTTACGAGATCATTATTCTTATTTTTAATTTCAGTAAGAGCCTTGTCTGCACAGGAAACATGGAATTGCTTCACTCTTTTTCTGTCATCAATCTGAGTAAAAATATCATTTTTCAATAAGCCCAATGTCCTGTAATTACCAATGAAAGCTCTTTCTTCTCCCGGCTTGGTTTTGTTAATATCTTTTCCGTAGAGACTTGTGGTATAATTCCAGTTAAGGTAACCAAAAAGCGTAGGCATTACATCTATCTGAGAAGCCAGACGATCAATCTTTTCAGCATTATTGCCAGAATTATATATGATTGCCGGAATGTGATGCTTGTCAATATTGATTTCCCATTTGCCAGCGCTGCTCGCACAATGATCTGCTACAATCACAAAGACAGTATTGCTGAACCAAGGCTTCTTCTGCGCATCTGCAATGAACTTTCCTAAAGCGTAATCCGTATATTTTACGGCACCATCCCTTTCGCCTTGCGGAAGATCTATTTTACCGTTCGGAAAAGTATAAGGCTTATGGTTGGAAGTTGTCATTACAAACTGGAAAAATGGTTTCTTATTTTTCGAGCTTATATCTGCATATTTTATAGCCTGTCTATAAATATCCTCATCACAAATTCCCCACGCATTTTCGAAGCTTACCTCGTTATCAGAAATGTTATATCGATGTGTTTTGATATCTTCTGATAGAGGATTGCCACGGTTTCTGTCTACAATGTCGAAACCCTGTCCGCCGAAAAAGTTGTTCATATTATCAAAATACCCATCTCCACCATAAATAAAATAAGGCTGATAGTTTTTCTGTCGAAGAATTGTGGCTATGGAAAACAGATTCTGGTTGTCCGGCCTTCTCACGATACTGTTTCCAGGTGTTGGTGGAACTGATAATGTCAAAGCTTCCATTCCCCGGACGGTTCTGGTTCCTGTTGCGTAAAGATCGGTAAAGAAGATACTTTCGTTGGCAAGCCTGTCGTAGTTTGGCGTCAGATTGCCTGTATTTCCAAAAGCCGTAAGAAAATCTGCACTGAAACTTTCTATTGCCACCAAAATAATATTCGGATTCTGGATTCCGTTTCCCTCTGTGATTCTTGTAATATCATCATAAACAGAAGATCTATATTTTTG is from Epilithonimonas vandammei and encodes:
- the lpdA gene encoding dihydrolipoyl dehydrogenase; amino-acid sequence: MSQFDVTVIGSGPGGYVAAIRAAQLGFKTAIIEKYPTLGGTCLNVGCIPSKALLDSSEHFEKAKHEFADYGIIINEPNVDLAKMIERKNGVVEQTTKGINFLMDKNKITVFEGVGSFESATQIKVTKNDGSSEIIDSKYTIIATGSKPSSLPFITLDKERIITSTEALNLKEIPKHLVVIGGGVIGLELGSVYLRLGSQVTVVEFMDKIIPGMDGALSKELQKVLRKQGMKFELSTAVSAVERNGDSVKVTAKNKKGEEVNFEGDYVLVSVGRRPYTDGLGLENAGVELDERGRVKTNDHLQTNVSNIYAIGDVVKGAMLAHKAEEEGTLVAEILAGQKPHINYNLIPGVVYTWPEVAGVGKTEEQLKEEGVAYKVGSFPMRALGRSRASGDTDGFVKIIADEKTDEVLGFHMIGARAADLVAEGVIAMEFRASAEDIARSSHAHPTYAEAVKEAALDATGKRTIHM
- a CDS encoding YggS family pyridoxal phosphate-dependent enzyme; this encodes MSIQQNYQAILSQLPENVKLVTVSKTNPAEKIKEVYDLGQRAFGENKVQELLEKQLVLPNDIEWHLIGHLQTNKVKYIAGFISMIESIDSEKLLKEVDKEALKNNRKINVLLQVKIAKEETKFGLTVDETKDIFNKYLNGNYPNIEIKGLMGMASFVDDETQIREEFSILKNLFDELSELKPLETLSMGMSGDFPLAIDCGSNSVRVGSAIFGERNY
- a CDS encoding glycosyltransferase family 4 protein gives rise to the protein MKIAYDAKRFFHNASGLGNYSRDLVRTLARFYPENQYILLNKNKSERGKQILDSSNVSFIETSKGKMSRQLKMGKDAQNLDADIFHGLSGELPLKWNPKPIKKIVTIHDLIFVRFPQYYTWFDRKIHFWKFRKAANSADKIIAISEQTKRDIIQFLKVDENKIDVVYQGCHASFKEKPTEEFLNQIKYKFNLPERFLLNVGTVEDRKNLLNVVKALEGSDIPLVVIGKKNKKYFQKINQLIKKYKIVVSFLENVSMEELAGIYRLADIFIYPSFFEGFGIPVIEALFSETVVITSNGSCLPEAGGPDSVYINPENVDDIKAKINFLWDNESERKRRAEKGLQFVQKFNDEMIAEEMMKVYNSLV
- a CDS encoding glycosyltransferase family 32 protein, producing MAIPKQIFQTFKTKKLPFITKWHIWNMKRRNPDYSYQLFDDNEVRIFLEQEFPPKYLKAYDRLTIGAAKADFFRYAILYKKGGVYLDVDSGMTKPLKYLIKPDDSAILSRERHPQFFVQWALISEEGHPFLKKTLEMIVDNIETHRFPHDVHQTTGPAAFTIAVNQCLEENPNIPHRIFEGIEFRGFLKFKYKLGKFFLYEKKSEHWKKKQQTIDIIKPE
- a CDS encoding 2,3,4,5-tetrahydropyridine-2,6-dicarboxylate N-succinyltransferase, whose protein sequence is MSLQEKIEKAWDNRELLKEEEYQNAVREVVAKLDAGELRTAEPTENGWQINEWVKKGVVMYFPIQTMETIEVGPFEFHDKIPLKKNYAEKGVRVVPHAIARHGSFVASGVIMMPSYVNIGAYVDSGTMVDTWATVGSCAQIGKNVHLSGGVGIGGVLEPLQAAPVIIEDDAFIGSRCIVVEGVRVGKEAVLGANVCLTMSTKIIDVTGPEPIETKGYVPERSVVIPGSYTKKFPAGEFQVPCALIIGKRKESTDKKTSLNDALRENNVAV
- a CDS encoding C40 family peptidase; this translates as MKNAVLVIIFSIFLLSCGTSHSAKKYTYKKPVSSKTANIKKLNSVYSGNVSGKRAAVVTDAENYLGTPYKYAGNTKAGFDCSGLVCKVFDENNMKLPRRSQDQAKAGDAVEISRVKPGDLLFFATAGGSTISHVGIVHEIMNGGEITFIHSSTTKGVIISSLNEVYWNKAFLFARSVL
- a CDS encoding LTA synthase family protein produces the protein MIGSVFDKVFTYFYLTIIFIIIYFSLLAEIPFWDEFGVRFNFIAVDYLIYTYEVIENINQSYPLPLIIATLLGLVIGTFVLLKKLNAFRSTFTSQISFVKRAFYAIPILIVATILGVTMKNKLADFSNNLVINEIGKNGAFSFLSAFQSNELDYQTFYPTLSDKEAYPIVKKDLLQDNQKYRSSVYDDITRITEGNGIQNPNIILVAIESFSADFLTAFGNTGNLTPNYDRLANESIFFTDLYATGTRTVRGMEALTLSVPPTPGNSIVRRPDNQNLFSIATILRQKNYQPYFIYGGDGYFDNMNNFFGGQGFDIVDRNRGNPLSEDIKTHRYNISDNEVSFENAWGICDEDIYRQAIKYADISSKNKKPFFQFVMTTSNHKPYTFPNGKIDLPQGERDGAVKYTDYALGKFIADAQKKPWFSNTVFVIVADHCASSAGKWEINIDKHHIPAIIYNSGNNAEKIDRLASQIDVMPTLFGYLNWNYTTSLYGKDINKTKPGEERAFIGNYRTLGLLKNDIFTQIDDRKRVKQFHVSCADKALTEIKNKNNDLVKETISYYQTASERYKNGKMKER